In one Conger conger chromosome 5, fConCon1.1, whole genome shotgun sequence genomic region, the following are encoded:
- the pomca gene encoding proopiomelanocortin a, with amino-acid sequence MLCPAWKLALAVLCAFCSETSGQCWEHLHCRDLSSEENMLECIRQCTSELTAGRHAPSAVEADGDEGTLGLLLPVLSGMQEGPEVEEQGREPRQEEKRSYSMEHFRWGKPVGRKRRPIKVFPSAMEEESSEAYPAEMRRELQGNWDYAPEEEGSLSEDHPQLTLQAKKDSPYKMKHFRWNGPPASKRYGGFMKPWGERSQKPLLTLFKNVIIKDGQQKKAQ; translated from the exons ATGCTGTGTCCGGCCTGGAAGCTGGcactggctgtgctgtgtgcatttTGTTCAGAGACGAGCGGTCAGTGCTGGGAACATTTGCACTGTAGAGATCTCAGCTCTGAGGAAAACATGCTG gaatgcattcGGCAGTGCACGTCTGAGCTGACAGCAGGGCGGCACGCCCCCAGCGCCGTGGAAGCGGACGGGGATGAGGGCACGCTGGGCTTGCTGCTCCCTGTGCTGTCCGGCATGCAGGAGGGCCctgaggtggaggagcaggGGCGCGAGCCTCGCCAGGAGGAAAAGCGCTCCTACTCCATGGAGCACTTCCGTTGGGGCAAGCCCGTCGGGCGCAAGCGCCGGCCGATCAAGGTCTTCCCCAGCGCCATGGAGGAGGAGTCGTCCGAGGCCTACCCGGCTGAAATGAGGAGAGAGCTCCAGGGCAACTGGGACTACGCCCCAGAAGAAGAAGGCAGCTTGTCTGAGGACCACCCACAGCTCACCCTCCAGGCCAAGAAGGACAGCCCCTACAAGATGAAGCACTTCCGCTGGAATGGGCCTCCCGCCAGCAAACGGTACGGCGGCTTCATGAAGCCCTGGGGAGAGCGAAGCCAAAAGCCCCTGCTGACTCTCTTTAAAAACGTTATCATCAAGGACGGGCAGCAGAAGAAGGCTCAGTAA